The following proteins are co-located in the Rattus norvegicus strain BN/NHsdMcwi chromosome X, GRCr8, whole genome shotgun sequence genome:
- the Htr2c gene encoding 5-hydroxytryptamine receptor 2C isoform X1, whose amino-acid sequence MCYFQLRPSCTSAPYRWTGVSVPIPVIGLRDESKVFVNNTTCVLNDPNFVLIGSFVAFFIPLTIMVITYFLTIYVLRRQTLMLLRGHTEEELANMSLNFLNCCCKKNGGEEENAPNPNPDQKPRRKKKEKRPRGTMQAINNEKKASKVLGIVFFVFLIMWCPFFITNILSVLCGKACNQKLMEKLLNVFVWIGYVCSGINPLVYTLFNKIYRRAFSKYLRCDYKPDKKPPVRQIPRVAATALSGRELNVNIYRHTNERVARKANDPEPGIEMQVENLELPVNPSNVVSERISSV is encoded by the coding sequence GAGTTTCAGTTCCTATCCCTGTGATTGGACTGAGGGACGAAAGCAAAGTGTTCGTGAATAACACCACGTGCGTGCTCAATGACCCCAACTTCGTTCTCATCGGGTCCTTCGTGGCATTCTTCATCCCGTTGACGATTATGGTGATCACCTACTTCTTAACGATCTACGTCCTGCGCCGTCAAACTCTGATGTTACTTCGAGGTCACACCGAGGAGGAACTGGCTAATATGAGCCTGAACTTTCTGAACTGCTGCTGCAAGAAGAATGGTGGTGAGGAAGAGAACGCTCCGAACCCTAATCCAGATCAGAAACCACGtcgaaagaagaaagaaaagcgtCCCAGAGGCACCATGCAAGCTATCAACAACGAAAAGAAAGCTTCCAAAGTCCTTGGCATTGTATTCTTTGTGTTTCTGATCATGTGGTGCCCGTTTTTCATCACCAATATCCTGTCGGTTCTTTGTGGGAAGGCCTGTAACCAAAAGCTAATGGAGAAGCTTCTCAATGTGTTTGTGTGGATTGGCTATGTGTGTTCAGGCATCAATCCTCTGGTGTACACTCTCTTTAATAAAATTTACCGAAGGGCTTTCTCTAAATATTTGCGCTGCGATTATAAGCCAGACAAAAAGCCTCCTGTTCGACAGATTCCTAGGGTTGCTGCCACTGCTTTGTCTGGGAGGGAGCTCAATGTTAACATTTATCGGCATACCAATGAACGTGTGGCTAGGAAAGCTAATGACCCTGAGCCTGGCATAGAGATGCAGGTGGAGAACTTAGAGCTGCCAGTCAACCCCTCTAATGTGGTCAGCGAGAGGATTAGTAGTGTGTAA